Below is a genomic region from Prolixibacteraceae bacterium.
ATAAGCCATACCCATCATGATCAAAGAGTCCTTATCCGCATCAAATTGACGAAGATTATACAATCCTTTCTGATAGTCTATCGAGATAAACTTCATACGATTAAGATCGATTATAGAGAATAAATACTCTCCCTTTTCCGACACATTAATTAGTATATTACCTGGTGAATAATCAAGGTGAAACACACCATTCTTATGAAGCTTCTCAAATGTGTAATCAATAAATTGGTTTAATATCTCTTCTCTATTCGAAACATGATATTCAAGCACTTCACGTATGGTGAAATCATAAGTCTTTTGAACAGAAACATAATAGCTCTTAAAGAATAAACCATTCTTATATACCTCTACATAGCCTACTGGTTCAGGAGAATCGATTCCTAAATCACGAAGCTTGTGTGCATAATCATAAGATCGTTTTGCTTTCGACTCTCTAAAATTACCATACACAAACTTATTGATAAAATTGGGGGTTTTGAATGACTTTACATTAAAGCATTTACCTCCAACATTAAATTTACTCACCGTATTACGGCCTTTGTAAATTATTTCGCCCTCCTTCTCAAATATAGTGTCTAGGTTCTCTAACCATCCTTTATATTCTTGATACTTGGAGGATATTTCCACCTTTTGTTTTTTCATTATCTCTTCTTTACTGAGAAGCCTTCTAATTTGTATCTATTACAACAATCGAACCGCTATAGCTTAAACCCTTGTGCAATAAGAGTCTCTTTCAAAACTTTCGTGAAATGTGCGTTATCTGCCCTCTTATATCTTACGTCAGTATACACTTGTGCGAGATTGTCTTTGTTATTCTCTTTTACAAACTTAATACTTTCTTCAAGTTCTTCTTTCTCTTTATAGAGACTTTGAATATCAGCATCACTAAAATCTTGATACTTTTCGTAGTGCACCACTGCATTCATCGGCAATCTGTTGGTTAGCGGAGGATTTGCATCTGGCCATCCAAGAGTGATAGTTGTAATTGGAATTACTCCTTTAGGCAACTGCAATGTTTCGATGATTTGAGGTGCATTATATATTGTAGTACCCAAATAACACAGTCCTAAGCCCTTCGATTCAGCAGCAACCGATATGTTTTGAGCAACTAACATGGAGTCAATAGTTCCATTTATTAACCACAAAAGATCATCATAACTTGCATCTGCATTATTTATCTTACACCACTGGTGAACACGTCTAAAGTCTGCACAAAGAGTCAAAACAACAGGTGCATTCTTAACCATAGGTTGGTTAAAATGTGCTGGTGATAAGGCCTCTTTCTGCTTCTCATCTTCTGTGACAATCACAGCGTACATCTGCATGTTACCAGTGTTAGAGGCACGAATACCTGCTTCAAGAATGGATTCCAAAAGATCTTTACCTATAGGTTGATTGGTGTATTTACGTATGGATCTATGTTGATTAAGTTGATGAATCATACTCATATTAGTTTTGTATTATTATTAGATTTAATAATGCCTCAAAGATAACGTTTTTTTGTCGTATTCAGATGAATCCACAAACGACGTTTCATCATCAAAAACATTCCATTTATTACATATGAACCAAGGATAATATTATCTCTCCATTTCATGATACATTATAAGGAGTAATATTGTATGCCGTTTTACAAAAAAGGAGAGAATTTTCCTAGAAAAATCCATAATAAAAAGATTCTTTGAAAGCTTTCCAAAAAAAATTTGATGTTTTAAAATATACTTTGTTTATTTGTGTACATTTTCAAAAGAGGTTCTAAATTCTTATATAATTTTTAAAGAGAATCATTATGTCTACTATCAAAATTGGTATTAACGGGTTCGGTCGTATTGGCCGTTTTGTTTTCCGTGCTGCTGCAGAGCGTGCAAATGTAGAAGTTGTTGCAATCAACGATCTTATCGATGTTGATTACATGGCTTACATGTTGAAATATGACTCAACTCACGGTCGTTTCAACGGTACTGTAGAGGTTGTTGATGGACAACTTGTAGTAAACGGTAAAACAGTTCGCGTTACTGCTGAGCGTAACCCAGCAGATATCAACTGGGCTGCTGTAGAAGCTGAGTACGTTGTTGAATCAACTGGTCTTTTCTTAACTGAAGAGTCTGCACAAGGACACATTGCTGCTGGTGCTAAGAAAGTAGTTATGTCTGCTCCTTCTAAAGATGCTACTCCTATGTTCGTTGTTGGTGTTAACCACGCAAACTACTCTAAAGATATGAATTTCGTATCTAACGCATCTTGTACTACTAACTGTCTTGCACCTATCGCTAAGGTTCTTAACGATAACTTCGGTATTGTTGAAGGTCTTATGACTACGGTACATGCTACTACTGCTACACAAAAAACTGTTGACGGTCCTTCTGCGAAAGACTGGAGAGGTGGACGTGGAGCTGGTCAAAACATCATCCCTTCTTCTACTGGTGCTGCTAAAGCTGTAGGTAAAGTAATTCCTGAGCTTAACGGTAAACTTACAGGTATGGCATTCCGTGTTCCTACTCCAGACGTTTCTGTTGTAGACCTTACTGTACGCCTAGAGAAAGCAGCTAGCTACGAAGCTATCTGTAAAGCGATGAAAGCAGCTTCTGAAGGTGCTATGGCTGGTGTTCTTGGATACACTGAAGATGCAGTTGTTTCTAACGATTTCGTTGGTGAGAAGTGTACTTCTGTATTTGATGCAGGTGCTGGTATCGGACTTAACGAAAACTTCGTTAAAGTTGTTTCATGGTATGACAACGAGATCGGTTACTCAAACAAAGTTGTTGAGCTTATCGAGCACATGTCAACTGTAGATAACGCTTAAGAAAGTAGATCTTAAGATCAAGATATTTACAAAATAAAAAGAGAGTTTCTTCGGAGGCTCTCTTTTTTTATGCGGTGTCATCTCATAGTCCCAAATGGATAATATTTGCTGCAATTCCCTACCCAAAGATCAGATATCGACACCTGTTGAACTGTTCATTCCCTCTCCCTTCATAACGATCAATCTTCTTAACGGAATGTTCCAACCCTCGATAAACATTCACCTACCATATACCCTCTGTACACCATCCAAACCGTTTCACTCATTATTTTATGTGATTCACTCTTTAAAAATTATAATATCAATAGTCACATTATGATTTTTATCATAAAATGACTATCATTATGATTGAAATCACATTTTGATACAATCAAACTGCTATAGAACTACATAAATAAGAACAAGAATATGCAAGGCAATTATTTCAAGAACTATCCAAACCAAGATGGTTTTTTTAAAGAGTATGGTGGAAGTTATATCCCAGATGAGCTACAAGAAGAGATGAATAAGATTACTGAGGCATACTACTCTATCAGTAAGTCTCACAAATTCATTGCAGAACTTCGTAACATCAGAAAGCATTACCAAGGACGACCAACTCCAGTCTATTTCTGTAATAGACTTTCGGAAAAATATGGTGGACGTATCTACCTTAAAAGGGAAGATCTAAACCACACCGGTGCTCACAAACTTAACCACTGTATGGGAGAAGCACTTCTTGCAAAATACATGGGTAAGAAGAAGTTAATTGCTGAAACAGGTGCTGGACAACATGGGGTAGCATTAGCTACTGCTGCCGCATATTTTGGATTAGAGTGTGAGATCCATATGGGAGAGGTAGATATTAAGAAAGAGTATCCAAACGTAATGAGAATGAAAGTTCTTGGTGCAACTGTGATTCCTGTTACCCATGGTCTTAAAACATTAAAAGAGGCCGTTGATTCAGCTTTCGAAGCATACCTTAAAGATCCAATAAACTCTATCTATTGTATTGGTTCAGTAGTAGGACCACACCCTTTTCCAATGATGGTGAGAGATTTCCAACGAATCATTGGTATCGAAGCGAAAGATCAGTTTCATGAAATGACAGGTGAACTTCCAGACAATGTAGTCGCTTGTGTTGGTGGTGGTAGTAACGCAATGGGTATGTTCTCTGCATTCTTAGAAGATCAAGAGTGTAAAATATTTGGTGTAGAGCCAGGTGGAAAATCTCTTGATGTGTTAGGTGATCACGCTGCTACAATGAGCCTTGGTACTCCTGGTATGATCCACGGGTTCAAATGTTATACATTACAAGACGAAAATGGAGAGCCTGCACCAGTACACTCTATTGCCAGTGGATTAGATTACCCTGGAGTAGGACCAGAGCATAGTATGCTTAAAGATATGAATCGTGTCTCTTATGTGACCGCTAGTGACAAAGAGTGTATTGATGCATTCTATGACCTAAGTCGTAACGAAGGGATTATCCCTGCCCTAGAGAGTGCACATGCTGTTGCTTATGCTATTAAACTAGCACAACAGAACCCTCGAGAATCAATCCTTGTAAACCTAAGTGGAAGAGGTGATAAGGATCTTGATTATATCATTGAAAACTTTGAAATGCCAAAATAACTTCAATAATACTCCATAAGATGCGTTTAAATTTATGCATCTTATGGAGCTGATACCAATCTTTAGACCCTGTTCGTACAATGTGAAGTATCCAACTTCTCGGATTGGAATTCCAACCATACATTGAAGACACGATACTTCTAATTCTAAACGGAAGAATAGTCTAAGGAGATAAAAACAATTCAAGAGCAACATGTTTGGCCCTATTACCAAACGCTCCATAACATAAGGGGACATAACATTAAAGACCCGATCTTCCCCCTTCTGTTTTTTATAAAGATTCCCTACCTAAGATTTCATCCAAGACGTCTAGATTTAGTTCCCTTAGAACATCTTACCTCAAGAACTCTCTCTGAGGAATAATATTTTGGATATAATTTCTATATAAAAATAAGAGACGCCATCTCTTGTATCTATATTCATCTCGACCAAAGGCTAGAGGTTTAGTTGAAATCCACTAGATGATATTCCCCAATAATCATCTTTAAAGCATGCGTGGCTTGAACCATAGAGAAGCATAAAATACCTAAATTGCACTGAGTGATTAAACCAAAGATTAATTCTATAAAACAATTATTATGAAACTAACTTTTAACACATTTCTAATATTACTAATAACCGTATGTGGTTACTCTTGTGTCCAAAAGGAGACGAAAGAGAGATCAATACCATTTAAAGAGGAGTGGAGCGATCTCGCAAAACATAAAAACAATCTTGAATGGTTCAAGGATTCTAAATTGGGTATATATTTCCACTGGGGGGTATACTCTGTTCCTGAACATGGTAGTGAGTGGTATCCATTCTTTTTATACCAAAGAAATAACAATGGCGTAATAAAGTATCATACCAAACACTATGGTGCTCCTGATAAATTTAACTACCATGACTTTATTCCTATGTTTAAAGCATCACAGTTTGACGCCAATGAGTGGGCTGGGCTTTTTAAAACAGCAGGTGCAAAATTTGCTGGTCTTGTCGCAATTCATCATGATGGGTTTGCGATGTGGGATAGTAAAGTGAATCCATGGAACAGTAAAGATAAAGGTCCACACAAAGATATTGTTGGCGACATGGCAAAAGCCCTGCGTAAAAATGATATGAAATTAATAACGACCTTCCATCATGCTAGAAATAGACAAAGACATGAAGGCGATTCGACAAAATGGTTTAACTACAATAGCCATTTTGCATACCATCCTGACTATGCTACTTCATCAACCGACCCAGACACTGCTAAATTTTATGGTAACCTTCCAGAGGAGCAGTTCGATGAATATTGGTTCCAGCAAATTAAAGAGGTGACGGATCAATATAGTCCTGATATCATATGGTTTGATTCGTGGTTAAACTTAATCCCAGATGCCTATAGAAGAAAAGCGGTAGCCTACTTCTTCAACAAGTCAAAAGAGAAGAATCCAGATGCCTTGATTATTAGTAAGCAGAATGATCTGCCTCATGGAATCGGGGTTCTAGATATAGAACAAGGAGGAAAGAAAGATCTCTCAGAGTCTGTATGGCTTAGTGACTTTACTTTAAGCAAGAACTCTTGGTGTTATGTCAAAGGTCAAAAATATAAGTCTGCCACTTTGATTGTTCGAAATATGATTGATGTTTGGAGTAAAAACGGAATTGTTCTTCTGAATATCTCTCCTACCGCAGATGGCGTTATTCCTCAAGAACAACGTGAGGTATTGACCACAATGGGAGAGTGGATGCATGCCAATGCAGAAGCGGTGTATGAAACAAGACCTTTTGACTATTCAGGGTTTGGAACAGCAAAAGCTGAAGATGGACACTTTGGAGGACAATCATCAACAGTGAAATACACGAAAGATGATGGTCGTTTTTTAATTTCGAAAGACCGAAAAACACTCTATCTATTTATGTTGGGTAAACCTGACGTGAATAGCGAAATTGAAATACGAGGATTAGCCAAACATGACTACTTCCCAGAAAATGGTATCAAAAAAATTACAGTACTTGGAGACAACACTCCTGTGAAATGGCATATGGCATTACGTAATTTCATTCTTACCGTTCCAGATAGTAAAATGAATGATATTGCGACAGTCTTTAAATTCGAATTAAATTAAGCAACGACTTAATCTGAAAATAATTGATAAATGTCTCCATATGATGTACCATGTGACATCCTATGGAGACTACTTCTCCTCTTTAGGCTTACCTTTTGTATTATCTGTAGCACACTGCGCTCTCTTACTTTTGATAATACGGCCAATGGTACATTTAATCTTCTCTTTCCCTTTTCTTATCCGTGCCATCTCATCCTCACTTTTTCTACTCTTTTCCATAATATAGGGATTTTGTCTCGTCTATTTCAATCGAGTGAATTAACAATGTAAAATTATTTAATCATACTTCACATATTGTTATTAATCTCTAGTCTAAATTAACACAAAAAACCTATATTTGTTTATATTTAATCTAGATAGAACATCAACAAGCCAAATATGCACTTATCAGAGGTAAGCCATAATCAGAAAGTATATGTAGAGTCTATTGGGGGAGACCAAGACATCAAACAACGACTCTATGAGCATGGTATTTCAAAAGGAACAGAGTTAATAAGGATCAAATCAGCACCACTACAAGATCCTGTAGAATTCAAAGTAGGGGGGAACCACCTTTTTATTCGTAAAAATGATCTAGCATACATTCAAGTAACAGATTCCTACGTAGAGAAAGATAAAAAAAAGAAGCTTAATACAAAACTGAAACAAAAAGAGAACCAAAATAATAGTAAAGAGATTAAGGTTGCACTGGTGGGACACCCTAATAGTGGAAAGAGTACTATCTTCAATCGACTGACCAAATCTAATGTAAAGATTGCCAACTATAACGGGGTAACCGTGGAAGTCAAACGTGCCAAGATATCATTCGGTGGCTATGACATTACTTTTATTGACCTGCCTGGTCTGTACTCAATGAGTCCATACTCTCCTGAGGAGATTGCCACTCGAGATCTACTACTGGATGAGAGACCCGATATGATCCTAAATATCGTGAACCACACAAATTTAGAGAAAGATCTTGTCTTGACAATGGAACTTATGGAGCTTGAGATTCCAACGATTCTCGTGCTCAATATGAAGGATGAGTTCGATCGTTTAGAGGGGCAAATGAACTACATGACGCTGTCCGAGACCATTCAAATGAAGGTGGTTACCACCAATGGTAAAGCCAAGAACAACCGCGCCTTACTCCTCGAAAGCATTGTATCTCGCTTTGAAGAGAATAGCTATTCCTTTGTTCGTCCAAACTATACCGAGGATATAGAGAAACAGCTAGCTTCGACCGGCGCAAAAGCCTCTAAAGAGAAGACCTTCTTCGAGTCGTTAAGTCGTATCGAATCCATCGGAACTATAGAAAAGATCAAAGAGCAGAGAAAAGAATTCATCTCACAACTTCTTCTTATTTGTGGTTACAAACACCTTAATGCAATTGACTACAAAACCGTCTCTCAAAAAATAGACGAAGTCGTTACAAATAAATACATCGGGCTACCTCTACTTCTCTTGTTGATGACCTGCATGTTCTATGTGACTTTCTCTTTAGGTGCCTATCCTGCAGATGCGCTAGAGAGCCTGATAGCCATGGGAAGCCACTGGATCGACACAGTTATGTTCGACGGGGTACTCAAAGATTTCCTATTAGGAGGAATTGTCCAAGGTATCGGAGCCGTACTGGTCTTCCTTCCAAGCATATTGATACTATTTTTCTTTACCACCCTGTTCGAAGACTCTGGGTATATGGCACGTGCCATATTCATTGTTGATAGGGTGATGAAAAGGTGGGGGTTACAAGGAAATGCATTTGTGCCACTACTTATGGGATTTGGATGTAATGTTCCAGCAATCATGGCCACACGAACCATCAAACAGACCAACGAACGCATCCGAACCATGTTGGTTGTACCGTTAATGTCATGTAGCGCAAGAATACCTGTCTACATCCTATTCACCGCATCTCTATTCTCAAATTACAGAACAATCATTATCATTGGTCTCTACCTTCTAGGGATCATCATTGGTCTAATAGTATCTAAGATTCTTCAAAAAAGTATACTACCATCCACCACCACCCCTTTTATCTATGAACTGCCTCCCTATAGAATGCCAAGTTCACGTAATATGGCCTTCCAACTGTGGGATAAAACACGAAACTATCTACAGAAGATCGGAACCACTATTCTGCTTGGTGTGATCCTTATCTGGACCTTAAGCTATATTTCTGCGGACACCAAAGAGAGCGAATGGTTAGATTTCCAAATGGCACAGCTGGATCAAAGCCACCAAATTAATATAAAAGAGAAAGATAATTATAGTCACAGCGAATGGCTCTACCTCGAAGGGTCTTATATGAAAAGTCGCCATGAATATGAAGTTCTCAAACAAAAAACACAACTAGAGAGCTCTGCCTTAGGACAAATCGGTCAGTGGATGGTTCCAGTGATGAAACCGCTTGGATTTGATTGGAAAATGAGTGTCGCCCTATTGGCTGGCGTTTCAGCCAAAGAGATCGTCGTAAGTACCTTAGGTATACTATACCAAATCGACACCGTCGCCGATGGTGAGATGAGTCTTACACATGTTGTCTCGGCCTCTTTAGAACAGAACAATGACAACCATCAAATGGCAATACTTAGTGGGATCTCATTCCTTATCTTTATTCTAATCTACTTTCCTTGTCTAGGAGTGCTATCCTCCATCAAAGCCGAAACCAGTAGTTGGGGTTGGGCCATATTTACATTAGTCTACACTTCTGGACTGGCCTATCTTCTATCCTTAATGGTCTTTCAGATAGGAAAGCTATTCATCTAGGTCGATGCCATAAAATAGAACAAAAAGCGAAAATACGATATGAAAGAGAGAGACGATAGATCACTCTTTTATGTCGTATTTTTGTGTCATATACTTCATCACCACTTCGTTGAGGAAACTAACATATACTATCAGGAAAATAACAGAACCGATAACTACACCTTTGGAGACCAAAATCTCCTGTGTCGTAGAGATCTCATCAGGAGAACCAAACAGAAATGCAGCCACACCAATAAGCAACAACATACCGATAAATAAACACTGACCTCCCCAATGTTTAAAGAAAAGTTTCCAACTCTCCTTCGAAACCGCTTTTTGGGTCACACGGCTCGCAAAGTTAGATGGCAAAACCATCTTATTCTTACTCTCATTAAATGTCATCGATATCAACTGATCGATCTCTCTATTTTGATCTTTTATCTCTTTCATACCCTCTCTATTTTCAACCCCTTTTTATACCTCTTCTCTACAATCTCTTTCACCTTCGCTCTAGCCCTATTCAGATTCGACTTTACCGACCCTAACGGAATGCCCGTAATATCCACAATCTCCTCATAGGTAAACTCTTCGGTATAGAATAAATTCATCAACCCTTGATATTTAGGGGGTATTAGTGCAATAGCATTCGAAATAACCTCTCTCTTCTCCTCCGTCTCAAGTCTACTAAAAAAATTATCCTCCGCAAAATGAGATTCATTTTCATTTGAAACCTCATCATATTCTACAAAATACACATGCCTCTTACGCATAAAATCCACCGAATACCTCCATGCCACAGAAGCAATCCACGTAGACAACTTCGACGCTTCCCTGAATGTGCCGATTTGCTGGTAGATTTTGATAAAGATATCTTGAGCCACATCCTCTACATCCGAAGCGTGTACCCCCATCTTCCATATCATATGAAAAACCAGCTTCTGGTACTTGTTGACCAAAAACTCGAAGGCATGCCCATTTCCTCTCTTTATCTGTATTACAAGCGTTTTATCATCCATAACATTTAGAAGACGA
It encodes:
- a CDS encoding lipopolysaccharide kinase InaA family protein yields the protein MKKQKVEISSKYQEYKGWLENLDTIFEKEGEIIYKGRNTVSKFNVGGKCFNVKSFKTPNFINKFVYGNFRESKAKRSYDYAHKLRDLGIDSPEPVGYVEVYKNGLFFKSYYVSVQKTYDFTIREVLEYHVSNREEILNQFIDYTFEKLHKNGVFHLDYSPGNILINVSEKGEYLFSIIDLNRMKFISIDYQKGLYNLRQFDADKDSLIMMGMAYARKWKKDPEEGARLLVEYDHKYKHKRVVKYRYKNFFKSLRFWKK
- a CDS encoding nitroreductase family protein; the encoded protein is MIHQLNQHRSIRKYTNQPIGKDLLESILEAGIRASNTGNMQMYAVIVTEDEKQKEALSPAHFNQPMVKNAPVVLTLCADFRRVHQWCKINNADASYDDLLWLINGTIDSMLVAQNISVAAESKGLGLCYLGTTIYNAPQIIETLQLPKGVIPITTITLGWPDANPPLTNRLPMNAVVHYEKYQDFSDADIQSLYKEKEELEESIKFVKENNKDNLAQVYTDVRYKRADNAHFTKVLKETLIAQGFKL
- the gap gene encoding type I glyceraldehyde-3-phosphate dehydrogenase; this encodes MSTIKIGINGFGRIGRFVFRAAAERANVEVVAINDLIDVDYMAYMLKYDSTHGRFNGTVEVVDGQLVVNGKTVRVTAERNPADINWAAVEAEYVVESTGLFLTEESAQGHIAAGAKKVVMSAPSKDATPMFVVGVNHANYSKDMNFVSNASCTTNCLAPIAKVLNDNFGIVEGLMTTVHATTATQKTVDGPSAKDWRGGRGAGQNIIPSSTGAAKAVGKVIPELNGKLTGMAFRVPTPDVSVVDLTVRLEKAASYEAICKAMKAASEGAMAGVLGYTEDAVVSNDFVGEKCTSVFDAGAGIGLNENFVKVVSWYDNEIGYSNKVVELIEHMSTVDNA
- the trpB gene encoding tryptophan synthase subunit beta, with protein sequence MQGNYFKNYPNQDGFFKEYGGSYIPDELQEEMNKITEAYYSISKSHKFIAELRNIRKHYQGRPTPVYFCNRLSEKYGGRIYLKREDLNHTGAHKLNHCMGEALLAKYMGKKKLIAETGAGQHGVALATAAAYFGLECEIHMGEVDIKKEYPNVMRMKVLGATVIPVTHGLKTLKEAVDSAFEAYLKDPINSIYCIGSVVGPHPFPMMVRDFQRIIGIEAKDQFHEMTGELPDNVVACVGGGSNAMGMFSAFLEDQECKIFGVEPGGKSLDVLGDHAATMSLGTPGMIHGFKCYTLQDENGEPAPVHSIASGLDYPGVGPEHSMLKDMNRVSYVTASDKECIDAFYDLSRNEGIIPALESAHAVAYAIKLAQQNPRESILVNLSGRGDKDLDYIIENFEMPK
- a CDS encoding alpha-L-fucosidase, whose translation is MKLTFNTFLILLITVCGYSCVQKETKERSIPFKEEWSDLAKHKNNLEWFKDSKLGIYFHWGVYSVPEHGSEWYPFFLYQRNNNGVIKYHTKHYGAPDKFNYHDFIPMFKASQFDANEWAGLFKTAGAKFAGLVAIHHDGFAMWDSKVNPWNSKDKGPHKDIVGDMAKALRKNDMKLITTFHHARNRQRHEGDSTKWFNYNSHFAYHPDYATSSTDPDTAKFYGNLPEEQFDEYWFQQIKEVTDQYSPDIIWFDSWLNLIPDAYRRKAVAYFFNKSKEKNPDALIISKQNDLPHGIGVLDIEQGGKKDLSESVWLSDFTLSKNSWCYVKGQKYKSATLIVRNMIDVWSKNGIVLLNISPTADGVIPQEQREVLTTMGEWMHANAEAVYETRPFDYSGFGTAKAEDGHFGGQSSTVKYTKDDGRFLISKDRKTLYLFMLGKPDVNSEIEIRGLAKHDYFPENGIKKITVLGDNTPVKWHMALRNFILTVPDSKMNDIATVFKFELN
- the feoB gene encoding ferrous iron transport protein B, with the protein product MHLSEVSHNQKVYVESIGGDQDIKQRLYEHGISKGTELIRIKSAPLQDPVEFKVGGNHLFIRKNDLAYIQVTDSYVEKDKKKKLNTKLKQKENQNNSKEIKVALVGHPNSGKSTIFNRLTKSNVKIANYNGVTVEVKRAKISFGGYDITFIDLPGLYSMSPYSPEEIATRDLLLDERPDMILNIVNHTNLEKDLVLTMELMELEIPTILVLNMKDEFDRLEGQMNYMTLSETIQMKVVTTNGKAKNNRALLLESIVSRFEENSYSFVRPNYTEDIEKQLASTGAKASKEKTFFESLSRIESIGTIEKIKEQRKEFISQLLLICGYKHLNAIDYKTVSQKIDEVVTNKYIGLPLLLLLMTCMFYVTFSLGAYPADALESLIAMGSHWIDTVMFDGVLKDFLLGGIVQGIGAVLVFLPSILILFFFTTLFEDSGYMARAIFIVDRVMKRWGLQGNAFVPLLMGFGCNVPAIMATRTIKQTNERIRTMLVVPLMSCSARIPVYILFTASLFSNYRTIIIIGLYLLGIIIGLIVSKILQKSILPSTTTPFIYELPPYRMPSSRNMAFQLWDKTRNYLQKIGTTILLGVILIWTLSYISADTKESEWLDFQMAQLDQSHQINIKEKDNYSHSEWLYLEGSYMKSRHEYEVLKQKTQLESSALGQIGQWMVPVMKPLGFDWKMSVALLAGVSAKEIVVSTLGILYQIDTVADGEMSLTHVVSASLEQNNDNHQMAILSGISFLIFILIYFPCLGVLSSIKAETSSWGWAIFTLVYTSGLAYLLSLMVFQIGKLFI
- a CDS encoding RNA polymerase sigma factor, with the protein product MDDKTLVIQIKRGNGHAFEFLVNKYQKLVFHMIWKMGVHASDVEDVAQDIFIKIYQQIGTFREASKLSTWIASVAWRYSVDFMRKRHVYFVEYDEVSNENESHFAEDNFFSRLETEEKREVISNAIALIPPKYQGLMNLFYTEEFTYEEIVDITGIPLGSVKSNLNRARAKVKEIVEKRYKKGLKIERV